Proteins from one Ananas comosus cultivar F153 linkage group 5, ASM154086v1, whole genome shotgun sequence genomic window:
- the LOC109710557 gene encoding fruit bromelain-like yields the protein MASRFQVLFLFLFLSVLWASPLASRGEADDSMMKRFDEWMADFGRVYSDDAEKMRRFEIFKDNVNRIEAFNRRGGNSYTLGINQFADMTNDEIVAQHVGLSLPLNMTNLEPSVSFEDVNMSAIPQSIDWRDYGAVTPVKNQGTCGSCWAFSSIATVEGIYKIKTGQLISLSEQEVLDCTVSNACTSGWVHKAYEFIIANKGVTTEANYPYVGYKGTCRNNKPNAAYITGYQYVQPSYDERAIMYAVANQPTVIAIDASSYYFNYYNGGIFKGPCGTNIFHAVTVVGYGQDSSTGDKYWIIKNSWGNRWGENGYVRMLRDTAYPGLCGLASYGIYPTLVSSPRITEPSDMGSDDRVSSM from the exons ATGGCTTCCAGATTCCAAGTATTGTTTCTCTTTCTGTTTCTTTCTGTGCTGTGGGCTTCGCCGTTGGCTTCTCGCGGTGAAGCAGATGATTCGATGATGAAGAGGTTTGATGAATGGATGGCCGATTTCGGCCGAGTTTACAGTGACGATGCTGAGAAGATGCGCCGTTTTGAGATCTTTAAGGACAATGTGAACCGCATTGAAGCCTTCAACAGGCGCGGCGGCAACTCGTATACTCTGGGCATTAATCAATTCGCTGACATGACAAATGATGAAATCGTGGCTCAGCATGTCGGTCTATCTCTCCCTCTAAATATGACAAATTTAGAGCCATCGGTGTCGTTTGAGGATGTAAACATGTCCGCGATACCTCAAAGCATTGATTGGAGGGATTACGGTGCCGTAACACCAGTCAAGAATCAAGGAACTTGCG GTTCTTGCTGGGCATTCTCTTCAATCGCGACGGTAGAAGGCATCTACAAGATTAAAACAGGGCAACTAATATCTCTATCGGAGCAAGAAGTTTTAGATTGTACTGTTAGCAACGCGTGCACATCTGGTTGGGTACACAAAGCCTACGAATTTATCATCGCTAACAAGGGCGTGACGACGGAGGCGAACTATCCCTATGTAGGATACAAAGGCACTTGCAGAAATAACAAACCGAATGCAGCTTATATTACCGGCTATCAATATGTACAACCTAGCTACGATGAACGCGCGATCATGTATGCTGTGGCGAACCAGCCGACAGTTATTGCTATTGATGCTAGCTCTTATTACTTCAATTACTACAATGGCGGTATCTTTAAAGGACCTTGTGGGACAAATATTTTCCATGCCGTTACCGTCGTAGGTTACGGGCAGGACAGCAGCACCGGAGACAAGTATTGGATAATAAAGAATTCATGGGGCAACAGGTGGGGAGAAAATGGATACGTGAGGATGTTAAGAGACACGGCATATCCTGGATTATGTGGTCTGGCTAGCTATGGTATTTACCCGACTCTTGTTTCGTCACCGCGCATTACAGAACCCTCTGACATGGGTTCGGATGATCGTGTCAGCTCCATGTAA